A genomic stretch from Telmatocola sphagniphila includes:
- the gmd gene encoding GDP-mannose 4,6-dehydratase has translation MAVSQKKIALITGLTGQDGSYLAEFLLEKGYQVHGMIRRSSTPNLSRIEHILDRLTVHPSDLLDQSSMANLIESIQPSEVYNLAAQSFVTASWDMPLATAEMTAVGVNRILEAIRYSRQSPRFYQASSSEMFGKVQEIPQREETPFYPRSPYGASKVFGHWITVNYRESFNMFAVSGILFNHESPRRGLEFVTRKISNAVARIKLGKQQKLSLGNLQAKRDWGFAGDYVQAMWLMLQQDVPTDFVIATGETHSVQEFVELAFDHVNLDWQKYVEVDPKYLRPAEVDLLIGDPSLARKKLGWERKVDFPGLVRMMVEADLKAEAK, from the coding sequence ATGGCAGTATCGCAGAAGAAAATCGCTTTGATCACGGGCCTCACCGGCCAGGACGGTTCCTACCTGGCCGAATTTCTGCTGGAGAAGGGCTATCAGGTCCATGGCATGATCCGCCGCTCCAGTACGCCCAATCTCAGCCGCATCGAACATATTCTCGATCGCCTCACCGTGCACCCGTCCGATCTGCTCGATCAATCGTCGATGGCCAACCTCATCGAATCGATTCAGCCCTCGGAAGTCTATAACCTGGCCGCGCAGTCCTTCGTCACCGCCAGCTGGGATATGCCGCTCGCCACCGCAGAAATGACCGCCGTCGGGGTCAACCGCATCCTCGAAGCGATCCGCTACTCGCGGCAGTCGCCCCGCTTCTACCAGGCCTCGTCGAGCGAAATGTTCGGCAAAGTACAGGAGATTCCGCAGCGCGAGGAGACGCCCTTTTATCCGCGCAGTCCGTACGGGGCCTCCAAGGTCTTCGGGCACTGGATCACCGTCAATTATCGCGAATCGTTCAACATGTTCGCGGTTTCCGGGATTCTGTTTAACCACGAAAGCCCCCGTCGCGGCCTCGAATTCGTCACCCGCAAAATTTCCAATGCGGTCGCCCGCATCAAGCTCGGCAAGCAGCAAAAACTCTCCCTGGGCAATCTGCAGGCCAAGCGAGACTGGGGCTTTGCCGGCGATTACGTGCAGGCGATGTGGCTGATGCTGCAGCAGGACGTGCCGACCGATTTTGTGATCGCGACGGGGGAGACCCACAGCGTTCAGGAATTCGTCGAGCTGGCATTCGATCACGTGAATCTGGATTGGCAGAAGTACGTCGAAGTCGACCCGAAGTATCTGCGCCCCGCCGAGGTCGATCTGTTGATCGGCGATCCGAGCCTGGCCCGCAAAAAACTGGGCT
- a CDS encoding WcaF family extracellular polysaccharide biosynthesis acetyltransferase has translation MSPPDPADRRHISPWTFREKIARALWGLVQSTLFGCSPRGCYRWRNTLLRLFGAQIDRTARIRPTVTIEIPWNLTLGANSSVGDRAILYCLGPITIGARVTISQLAHLCAGSHDFTQPHMPLLRPPITVEDDVWLAADTFVGPNVTIGRGCVVGARASVFSSLPAGMVCVGNPARPLKKRDGWPSA, from the coding sequence ATGTCCCCCCCCGATCCGGCCGACCGTCGCCATATCAGCCCCTGGACCTTCCGGGAAAAGATCGCCCGCGCCCTCTGGGGCCTCGTGCAATCGACGCTGTTTGGGTGCAGCCCGCGCGGGTGCTATCGCTGGCGGAACACTCTGTTGCGACTCTTTGGGGCCCAGATTGATCGCACAGCTCGGATTCGACCGACCGTCACAATCGAAATCCCCTGGAATTTAACCCTCGGAGCCAATTCCTCGGTCGGCGATCGGGCGATTCTGTACTGCCTGGGGCCGATCACAATCGGCGCACGGGTGACGATCAGTCAGCTGGCTCATCTGTGTGCCGGCAGCCACGATTTTACGCAACCCCATATGCCGCTTCTGCGGCCGCCGATCACCGTCGAGGACGATGTCTGGCTGGCCGCCGATACCTTCGTGGGTCCCAACGTGACGATCGGTCGCGGCTGCGTCGTCGGCGCCCGCGCCTCGGTCTTCTCCTCTCTTCCCGCCGGGATGGTCTGCGTCGGCAATCCGGCCCGCCCGCTGAAAAAACGCGACGGCTGGCCGAGCGCTTAA
- a CDS encoding glycosyltransferase family 2 protein: MSSPEANSTIPWPPKNVPVSVLIPVKNEQSNIEECLRRLQWANQIVVVDSQSTDQTVALSEALGAEVYQFHYSAEGWPKKKNWALEQVSWRNEWVLILDADEYMTPELAQEIEQVVTGKYPPGNGCGDGYWLNRRFMFLGQWIKHCGYYPSYNVRLFKHALGRYERIGNLGQTGSGDNEVHEHIVLKTGEAGYLKHDFLHYAYPNLSVWVEKHNRYSTWEAHAMLAKDEGGVKPSLFGGPIARKRWLKAKTRKMPFRPLLRFLYGYLLKGGFRDGYAGFVMCRLMAWYDFISLAKFHELRLQEKTAK; encoded by the coding sequence ATGTCTAGTCCTGAAGCGAATTCGACGATCCCCTGGCCGCCTAAGAACGTTCCGGTCAGCGTGTTGATTCCGGTCAAAAATGAACAGTCGAACATCGAGGAGTGTCTACGCCGGCTCCAGTGGGCCAACCAGATCGTCGTGGTCGATTCCCAGTCGACCGATCAGACGGTGGCTCTCTCGGAAGCCCTCGGCGCCGAGGTCTACCAGTTTCACTATTCCGCCGAAGGCTGGCCCAAGAAAAAAAATTGGGCCTTAGAACAGGTCTCCTGGCGCAACGAATGGGTGCTGATCCTCGATGCCGATGAGTACATGACGCCGGAACTGGCGCAGGAAATCGAACAGGTAGTCACCGGAAAATATCCCCCCGGCAACGGCTGCGGCGATGGCTACTGGCTCAACCGCCGTTTCATGTTCCTCGGACAGTGGATCAAGCACTGCGGCTATTACCCCTCCTATAACGTGCGACTGTTCAAGCATGCCCTCGGGCGGTACGAGCGGATCGGTAATCTCGGCCAGACCGGCTCCGGCGACAATGAAGTCCACGAGCACATCGTGCTCAAAACCGGGGAGGCGGGTTATCTGAAGCACGATTTTCTGCACTACGCCTATCCCAATCTGAGCGTCTGGGTCGAAAAACACAATCGCTACTCGACCTGGGAAGCGCACGCGATGCTCGCCAAAGACGAGGGGGGCGTGAAGCCTTCGCTCTTCGGCGGGCCGATCGCCCGCAAGCGCTGGCTGAAAGCCAAAACCCGAAAAATGCCCTTTCGGCCGCTCTTGCGATTTCTCTACGGCTATCTCCTCAAAGGCGGCTTCCGGGACGGCTACGCCGGCTTCGTGATGTGCCGGCTGATGGCCTGGTACGATTTTATCTCGCTGGCTAAATTCCACGAATTGCGGCTGCAAGAAAAGACTGCGAAATAG
- a CDS encoding glycosyltransferase — MKVLHVVHSLDPSTGGTASAVRSLVAQQQRRGLQAAMAAEIVPTTDLETAQKLSPSRWWDFFWNPGFQSTRIQSFDLVHLHGVWDRPLLQVIRAARQLQKPYVLSPHGMLDPWSLSQKRLKKKLFLQLVVKRFLDQAGAIHFLNSDEADLTKTLRITAPAAIIPNGIEVAAAPSDLALANFRQRYALGDVAPFLLFLSRLHFKKGLDYLVEAFAKIASAHPSLKLVVAGPDDGARADFEKLIASRNLTERVVLTGPLYGEQKQTALLGAAVFVLPSRQEGFSVAILEALAAQIPVVITKACHFPEVESSRAGYVTDLDADQIAGALDKILSNPQARQTMGPAGRELVTSRYSWDRVIGQFEDLYGSVVAQARR; from the coding sequence ATGAAAGTCCTGCACGTCGTGCATTCTCTGGATCCGTCCACGGGCGGAACGGCTTCCGCGGTTCGGTCGCTGGTGGCCCAACAACAGCGGCGGGGACTGCAGGCGGCGATGGCCGCCGAGATCGTGCCCACTACGGACCTGGAAACAGCACAGAAGCTTTCCCCCAGCCGCTGGTGGGACTTTTTCTGGAACCCGGGTTTCCAGAGCACGCGGATTCAGTCTTTCGATCTGGTGCATCTGCACGGGGTCTGGGATCGTCCGTTACTCCAGGTGATTCGGGCGGCCCGCCAACTCCAGAAACCCTATGTTCTCTCACCGCACGGCATGCTCGATCCCTGGAGTTTGTCGCAGAAGCGCCTGAAAAAGAAGCTGTTTCTGCAACTGGTGGTCAAGCGTTTTCTGGATCAGGCCGGGGCCATCCATTTTCTCAACTCGGACGAGGCCGATCTGACGAAAACTCTCCGAATTACGGCTCCAGCGGCCATTATCCCCAACGGGATCGAGGTTGCCGCGGCTCCGAGCGATTTGGCCCTTGCGAATTTCCGGCAGCGCTACGCCCTGGGCGACGTGGCCCCGTTCTTGCTCTTTTTAAGTCGGCTGCACTTCAAAAAAGGCCTCGATTATCTAGTCGAAGCTTTTGCGAAGATCGCCTCCGCGCATCCGTCTCTGAAGCTGGTGGTCGCGGGTCCGGACGACGGCGCGCGGGCGGATTTCGAAAAACTGATCGCGTCTCGGAACCTCACGGAGCGGGTCGTTCTCACCGGTCCCCTGTATGGCGAACAGAAGCAGACGGCCCTCTTGGGCGCGGCGGTGTTTGTTCTCCCCAGCCGCCAGGAAGGTTTCAGCGTGGCGATTCTGGAAGCCCTTGCCGCCCAAATTCCGGTCGTGATCACCAAAGCGTGCCATTTCCCCGAAGTGGAATCCTCTCGAGCCGGGTATGTCACCGATCTCGATGCGGATCAGATCGCCGGGGCCCTCGATAAAATTCTTTCGAACCCCCAGGCCCGCCAGACCATGGGACCGGCCGGACGGGAGCTAGTCACCTCGCGCTATTCCTGGGACCGGGTCATCGGTCAATTCGAAGACTTGTATGGCTCGGTCGTCGCGCAGGCCCGCCGCTGA
- a CDS encoding glycosyltransferase, producing MAFEPRILHVLATPRAEGTPRLVLDWLAARPDLWQGVLVLNSQPGDLKEPLQKGSRAYREHDLLQPGFSQFPRIVQASYRMVRDTRPNIVLCWVTGMASWVCEGARLAGCKKLLVHSGNPPRLGGKNDLISCSVYWPLALLRAKVICCSDYVRDANRSIRGVSRGLFQTVYNCARAREISARATRARQEIVKDGKFFTAIMVATLEKHKDHETLLKAIPSIVSRCPNFRLGLVGEGSLRGDLEQLADRLGIREQVTFLGTRSDVPELLGLADLFVFSTTINEGLGSVLLEAMAAKLPVVATDVPACRELLQGGRLGQLVPPQRPELLAEAILDKIQNRESSAHTVPTAFDYVEQFTPARMIDQYLRWVR from the coding sequence TTGGCTTTTGAACCTCGTATTCTGCATGTCCTGGCGACCCCTCGCGCCGAAGGCACGCCGCGTCTGGTGCTCGACTGGTTGGCGGCGCGTCCCGATCTCTGGCAGGGGGTTCTGGTTTTAAACTCGCAGCCGGGCGACTTGAAAGAGCCGTTACAAAAGGGTTCTCGAGCCTACCGGGAGCACGATCTGCTCCAGCCGGGCTTTTCGCAATTCCCGCGCATCGTCCAGGCTTCCTATCGGATGGTGCGCGACACCCGGCCCAATATCGTGCTTTGCTGGGTCACCGGGATGGCGAGCTGGGTCTGCGAAGGAGCCCGTCTGGCGGGCTGCAAAAAACTCCTGGTGCATTCCGGGAATCCGCCGCGCCTCGGCGGCAAAAATGATCTGATTTCCTGCTCGGTCTATTGGCCCCTGGCGCTGCTTCGCGCCAAAGTGATCTGCTGCTCGGATTATGTTCGCGACGCCAATCGTTCGATTCGAGGCGTCTCCCGGGGCCTGTTCCAGACCGTCTACAACTGTGCCCGGGCCCGGGAAATTTCCGCCCGGGCGACCCGGGCGCGGCAAGAGATCGTAAAAGACGGGAAGTTCTTCACCGCGATCATGGTCGCGACGCTGGAGAAACACAAAGACCACGAGACGCTCCTCAAAGCGATACCCTCGATTGTTTCGCGCTGCCCGAATTTCCGATTGGGGCTGGTCGGGGAGGGGAGTCTGCGCGGCGACTTGGAGCAACTCGCCGATCGGCTGGGAATTCGCGAACAGGTCACCTTTCTGGGCACGCGTTCGGATGTGCCCGAATTGCTGGGCTTAGCCGATCTGTTCGTATTCTCTACAACGATCAACGAAGGCTTGGGCAGCGTTCTTTTGGAAGCGATGGCGGCAAAACTGCCAGTGGTGGCCACCGATGTGCCGGCCTGCCGGGAACTGCTGCAGGGCGGTCGCTTGGGCCAATTGGTGCCTCCCCAGCGGCCGGAGCTTCTAGCGGAAGCGATTCTCGATAAAATTCAGAATCGCGAGTCGTCCGCGCACACCGTCCCTACGGCCTTCGATTATGTGGAACAGTTCACGCCGGCCCGGATGATCGATCAGTACCTTCGCTGGGTGCGTTAA
- a CDS encoding glycosyltransferase family 4 protein — protein sequence MNSKTGRAIFALGNTADPNCWSGIPYHFYSECQKQNFANIPGQIDLEIFQRSRLVWNFFRKLRGHPRGGYQYSEKFLDAVEQQIPPAILAQEIISFNQTFPRARTVQRAGGKISYYIDATLAALTSGRGLEMNLPKDIREQVLQLEQENYRLAERVIAMGTWTAESLVRECGVDPTKVHTVLPGANLDLPENWVPKAPSGRAGVDRPFVLGFVGKDWKRKGLPIVIEVRDRLAARGWKVQVQAAGEAPAELTQRDGVRFVGFIDKRTQADLFLRFLESCDVGCLFSAREALGISTLEFLRVGIPVAGYAIEGPADTLPEEAGFRFALTEGPLQIADRFEAYLQSEAKQHSKQTAAQHRSESVRWARCVREFKELWTR from the coding sequence ATGAATTCGAAGACCGGGAGAGCGATCTTTGCCCTGGGGAATACGGCCGATCCCAACTGCTGGAGCGGTATCCCGTATCATTTTTATTCGGAGTGCCAGAAACAGAATTTCGCCAATATTCCCGGCCAAATCGATCTCGAAATCTTTCAGCGCTCGCGGCTGGTATGGAATTTCTTCCGTAAGTTGCGCGGTCATCCCCGCGGCGGCTATCAGTACTCGGAAAAATTCCTCGACGCCGTGGAGCAGCAAATTCCGCCGGCGATCCTTGCGCAGGAGATTATCAGTTTCAATCAGACCTTTCCCCGGGCGCGCACGGTCCAACGGGCCGGCGGAAAAATCAGTTACTACATCGATGCGACTCTGGCCGCTCTGACTTCCGGGAGGGGCTTGGAGATGAATCTTCCCAAGGATATTCGGGAACAGGTTCTCCAGCTCGAGCAAGAGAATTATCGCCTGGCGGAGCGTGTGATCGCCATGGGGACTTGGACGGCGGAATCGCTCGTCCGGGAATGTGGCGTTGATCCCACGAAAGTGCACACGGTGCTGCCCGGAGCGAACCTCGATCTCCCCGAAAACTGGGTTCCCAAAGCTCCGTCGGGCCGGGCGGGGGTCGATCGGCCGTTTGTTCTCGGATTTGTCGGCAAAGATTGGAAGCGCAAAGGGCTGCCGATCGTCATCGAAGTACGCGATCGATTGGCCGCCCGCGGCTGGAAGGTCCAGGTGCAGGCGGCCGGCGAGGCTCCCGCGGAATTAACCCAGCGCGACGGCGTCCGCTTTGTCGGCTTTATCGATAAGCGGACCCAAGCCGATTTGTTTCTGCGATTTCTTGAATCCTGCGACGTCGGCTGTCTGTTTTCGGCTCGGGAAGCCTTGGGAATTTCCACCCTCGAATTTCTGCGCGTCGGAATTCCGGTGGCCGGTTACGCCATCGAAGGCCCCGCCGATACCCTCCCGGAAGAGGCCGGATTCCGCTTCGCCCTCACCGAGGGGCCTCTTCAGATCGCCGATCGTTTCGAAGCTTATCTGCAGTCGGAAGCGAAGCAGCACTCCAAGCAAACGGCGGCTCAGCACCGGTCCGAGTCGGTCCGCTGGGCCCGCTGCGTCCGCGAGTTCAAAGAACTCTGGACGCGTTAG
- a CDS encoding glycosyltransferase family 4 protein, which produces MSRYVTAFAGRRDGYQIPWALEEADRLEALVTTFYSKGLIQKLGQFSSQVQRGLRARQCPGVPNSKVSSSLRLELVEHLGRRLKIHPPKYWNYISRALSRRAGKIAERTQSNLLLYEPYAWEAFQRNYTKHNPAKILFHFHVHPDLERQILDEDTRQFPPATAWQKVDGEGDALDQKAGASWAWTLADQIFCASRFTRRTLLHAGASAEKCQVVPYGVDAPAEPPAGSPSQNFRALFLGSGIQRKGLHHLLRAWSNARLPAGSELRIVSRVLDPAMKDLLNSSSGIRFYPGVSAAELVRLFQEAHLLVVPSLIEGFGAVFLEAAAKARAVLGTENTCVPDLGTEADGFFTCPAGDPGALAQKLTELSQQLRDQPQLGMQAWKIARKHPWQAFRTALVERLP; this is translated from the coding sequence ATGAGCCGCTACGTCACGGCATTTGCGGGCCGGCGCGACGGCTACCAGATTCCCTGGGCGCTGGAAGAGGCGGATCGCTTGGAGGCCCTGGTCACGACCTTTTATTCAAAAGGACTGATTCAAAAGCTGGGGCAATTTTCAAGCCAAGTGCAGCGAGGACTCCGCGCTCGGCAGTGCCCGGGCGTTCCCAACTCGAAAGTGTCCAGCAGTCTGCGTCTGGAACTGGTCGAGCATCTGGGCCGGCGCCTGAAAATCCATCCGCCGAAATATTGGAACTACATCTCCCGCGCTTTATCGAGACGGGCCGGAAAAATCGCCGAGCGGACCCAGTCGAATCTGCTTCTCTACGAGCCCTATGCCTGGGAGGCTTTTCAGCGGAATTATACGAAGCACAACCCGGCCAAAATCCTCTTTCACTTTCACGTGCATCCCGATCTGGAACGCCAAATTTTGGACGAGGACACGCGACAATTTCCCCCGGCGACCGCCTGGCAAAAAGTCGACGGGGAAGGGGATGCACTCGACCAGAAAGCGGGGGCTTCCTGGGCCTGGACACTCGCCGATCAGATCTTCTGCGCCAGTCGTTTTACGCGACGTACCTTGCTGCATGCCGGGGCGTCGGCCGAAAAGTGCCAGGTCGTTCCCTACGGCGTCGATGCCCCGGCGGAACCTCCCGCTGGGTCGCCGAGCCAAAATTTTCGAGCCCTGTTTCTGGGCAGCGGCATCCAGCGCAAAGGGCTGCACCATTTGCTCCGGGCCTGGTCGAACGCCCGGCTCCCAGCCGGTTCGGAACTGAGGATCGTCTCGCGCGTGCTCGACCCGGCGATGAAGGATCTGCTGAATTCTAGCTCCGGAATCCGCTTCTATCCGGGCGTCAGCGCGGCCGAACTCGTTCGACTCTTTCAGGAAGCGCATCTGTTGGTAGTGCCTTCGTTGATCGAAGGATTTGGCGCGGTTTTTCTGGAAGCGGCGGCGAAAGCCCGGGCCGTCCTGGGAACCGAAAACACTTGCGTTCCCGATTTGGGCACCGAGGCCGACGGCTTTTTCACCTGCCCGGCGGGTGATCCCGGCGCTCTCGCTCAAAAATTGACCGAACTGTCGCAGCAACTGCGCGATCAGCCCCAGTTGGGAATGCAGGCCTGGAAAATCGCCCGGAAACATCCCTGGCAAGCTTTCCGCACCGCTCTGGTCGAGCGCCTGCCATGA
- a CDS encoding glycosyltransferase codes for MARKLLHILFGAERGGCERNCEMLIQYGKSVEHHVLVLGPDGPMSALWREAGAQVLIWAPELYKTSSRRMAQLKRFVQETAPEAAMLWHGLVKLPQLLHALSSDTIKVGVHGGNPAYPMTALTDWKFWLLQKIYRTAIDPVYICCSQYVADSFDAKRCLRPYRRTVVWNGIKRPAIAWHYDRTRADTKIFGMVSRLDAIKDQATLLRAFARLAPRYPEWRLQLAGDGDQKEALIARARELKIESQVDFLGMIDDVFARMATWDLFVFATTAREGLGNALAEAMMLGLPCIATEIGPIAELAGSKETVELVPPGNPEALSTQIERYMLDRVAREELAQRGQQRAQASFAPEVYASRYLDQLFSDSRETNARVQGRSPR; via the coding sequence ATGGCCCGAAAATTACTGCACATTCTGTTTGGAGCGGAGCGCGGCGGTTGTGAGCGCAATTGCGAGATGCTCATCCAATACGGGAAGTCGGTCGAGCATCATGTGCTGGTACTCGGGCCCGACGGTCCGATGAGTGCCCTCTGGCGGGAAGCCGGAGCGCAAGTGCTGATCTGGGCTCCCGAGCTCTATAAAACTTCCTCCCGTCGGATGGCTCAACTGAAACGGTTCGTCCAGGAGACGGCTCCGGAGGCCGCTATGCTCTGGCATGGCCTGGTGAAGCTGCCCCAATTATTGCACGCCCTGAGTTCGGATACGATTAAGGTCGGAGTGCACGGCGGCAACCCGGCCTACCCCATGACGGCGCTCACCGATTGGAAGTTCTGGCTGCTTCAGAAAATTTACCGGACCGCGATTGATCCGGTCTATATCTGCTGTTCCCAGTACGTCGCCGATTCGTTCGATGCCAAGCGCTGTCTGCGACCCTATCGTCGGACGGTGGTGTGGAACGGTATTAAACGGCCCGCAATTGCCTGGCACTACGATCGGACGCGGGCCGATACCAAAATCTTCGGAATGGTCTCCCGCCTGGATGCGATCAAGGATCAGGCGACGCTGCTACGGGCTTTTGCTCGGCTCGCTCCCCGGTATCCCGAGTGGCGCCTGCAACTCGCGGGCGACGGCGATCAGAAGGAAGCTTTGATCGCCCGGGCCCGGGAACTAAAGATCGAATCCCAGGTCGATTTTCTGGGCATGATCGACGATGTGTTTGCCCGGATGGCCACCTGGGACCTTTTCGTGTTCGCCACCACGGCCCGCGAGGGGCTGGGCAATGCCTTGGCCGAGGCGATGATGTTAGGACTGCCGTGCATCGCCACCGAGATCGGACCGATTGCAGAACTGGCCGGCTCGAAGGAAACTGTCGAACTGGTGCCGCCGGGTAATCCCGAAGCTCTCTCAACCCAGATCGAACGCTACATGCTCGATCGGGTGGCTCGCGAAGAGTTGGCCCAGCGTGGCCAGCAACGGGCGCAAGCCTCGTTCGCTCCGGAAGTCTATGCCTCCCGCTATCTGGACCAGCTCTTTTCCGACTCGCGGGAAACCAACGCCCGCGTGCAGGGAAGATCTCCCCGATGA
- a CDS encoding glycosyltransferase family 4 protein, with amino-acid sequence MRLLLLVDPNIPVPPVQYGGTERIAALLAEGLVEAGHTVDLLAGPGSQKYNGCLQIHYKPGSGRISRAYRKILFRFRSGRLARSADLVLNFGRLDYLGAIAGKKLPLISVFQNPIPPSEIEELQRRFPQRLGLVGISRQQIAHLKSARAIRVIYNATDVERMPFQERVPAESYFVYLGRLTSNKGVHLAIAAAQAAGVPLKIAGPQSKEPGEENYFEREIAPHLDSRIEYIGSVNDEQKSHLLGQARALLFPIQWPEPFGIVMAEALACGCPVIGWNNGSVPEVIQSQRNGFVVNSVPEMVAAIQNIDSISRRTCRQDAEERFSKQAMIGQYLQLVEQLRAE; translated from the coding sequence TTGCGCCTCCTGCTCCTCGTCGATCCGAATATTCCGGTGCCCCCGGTGCAGTACGGCGGGACCGAGCGGATTGCCGCGCTGCTGGCGGAAGGACTGGTCGAAGCGGGGCACACGGTCGATCTATTGGCGGGACCCGGTTCCCAGAAATATAACGGTTGCCTGCAGATTCATTACAAACCCGGCTCGGGCCGGATCAGTCGGGCCTATCGCAAAATCCTGTTTCGCTTCCGCTCGGGACGGCTGGCTCGGTCGGCCGATCTGGTCCTCAACTTTGGCCGGCTCGATTATCTGGGAGCGATCGCCGGGAAAAAGCTTCCCCTGATATCGGTCTTTCAGAATCCGATTCCTCCCTCCGAAATCGAGGAGCTGCAACGGCGTTTTCCCCAACGCTTGGGCCTGGTCGGAATCAGCCGGCAGCAGATCGCGCATCTGAAATCGGCTCGGGCAATTCGGGTGATCTACAATGCCACCGATGTGGAGCGGATGCCATTCCAAGAACGCGTGCCCGCCGAATCCTACTTCGTCTATCTGGGGCGACTGACGAGTAATAAAGGAGTCCATCTGGCGATCGCAGCGGCCCAGGCCGCGGGGGTTCCTCTGAAAATTGCGGGCCCCCAATCGAAGGAGCCCGGGGAAGAGAATTACTTTGAAAGAGAAATCGCCCCCCATCTCGATTCGCGCATCGAATACATCGGCTCGGTGAACGACGAGCAAAAATCGCACCTGCTGGGGCAGGCCCGAGCCCTCCTATTTCCGATCCAGTGGCCCGAACCGTTCGGCATCGTGATGGCTGAGGCGCTCGCCTGCGGTTGCCCGGTAATCGGCTGGAACAACGGTTCGGTGCCCGAGGTGATCCAGTCGCAGCGCAATGGCTTCGTGGTGAACTCCGTTCCCGAGATGGTGGCCGCCATTCAAAACATCGATTCGATTAGTCGCCGTACCTGCCGCCAAGACGCGGAGGAGCGGTTCAGCAAACAGGCCATGATCGGGCAGTACTTGCAGCTCGTCGAGCAGCTGCGCGCGGAATAA
- a CDS encoding glycosyltransferase family 4 protein, with protein MRLAILFHRFGPYHVARLRAASQGPQELVAVELSGASEEYAWEKQATPDLNRQVVCSEGDSNQLPPAELVGRVENLLTEINPDVLAIAGWGDRGMLAAFRWGLNNRKPMLVMSDSQEKDEPRKWHKEWVKRQLLKGFPAGLVAGSPHREYLAQLGIPKDRIFLGYDVVDNAYFQQSVSAAQQNPELRPRLQLPAEYFLACGRFIPKKNFEFLIRAYAAFRKSTDSPCDLVLLGDGPLRDRLMACAQQLSVENHVHFPGFQQYPQLPAYYAFAKAFILPSSHYEQWGLVVNEAMAAGLPVLVSNICGCAPDLVREGENGFQFSPQEVNPLAHQLQRLATDEELRQKMGERSREIIAQWSPAQFSQSLWQAAECAASRPAPGISRIQKFLLKKLIGH; from the coding sequence ATGCGACTGGCGATTCTCTTTCATCGATTTGGGCCCTATCACGTCGCCCGCTTACGGGCGGCGAGCCAGGGCCCGCAGGAACTCGTGGCCGTGGAATTGAGCGGCGCCTCGGAAGAGTACGCCTGGGAGAAACAAGCCACTCCCGATTTGAATCGCCAAGTGGTTTGTTCCGAAGGCGATAGTAATCAGCTGCCTCCCGCGGAACTGGTCGGTCGAGTCGAGAACCTCTTGACCGAGATCAATCCGGACGTTCTGGCGATCGCCGGCTGGGGCGATCGCGGAATGCTGGCGGCCTTCCGCTGGGGACTGAACAATCGCAAGCCGATGCTGGTGATGTCGGACAGTCAGGAGAAGGACGAACCGCGCAAATGGCACAAGGAATGGGTAAAACGCCAGTTGCTGAAAGGGTTCCCGGCGGGTTTGGTGGCCGGAAGCCCTCATCGAGAATATCTTGCCCAGCTTGGGATTCCGAAGGACCGGATCTTTCTCGGCTACGACGTCGTCGACAACGCCTATTTCCAGCAGAGTGTTTCCGCCGCCCAGCAGAATCCGGAGTTACGTCCACGCCTGCAGCTGCCCGCGGAATATTTCCTGGCTTGTGGCCGGTTCATCCCCAAAAAGAATTTCGAATTTCTGATTCGGGCCTACGCGGCGTTTCGGAAGTCGACCGATTCACCGTGCGATCTCGTCCTGCTCGGAGACGGTCCCTTGCGAGACCGGTTGATGGCCTGTGCCCAACAGCTCTCGGTGGAGAACCACGTCCACTTTCCCGGCTTTCAGCAGTACCCGCAGCTGCCCGCATACTACGCCTTCGCCAAGGCGTTTATCCTTCCCAGTTCCCACTACGAGCAGTGGGGACTGGTCGTCAACGAGGCCATGGCCGCCGGGTTGCCGGTGCTGGTCTCGAATATTTGTGGCTGTGCCCCCGATTTGGTCCGGGAGGGAGAGAATGGTTTCCAATTCTCTCCTCAAGAGGTGAATCCACTCGCGCACCAACTGCAACGACTGGCAACCGACGAAGAATTGCGCCAGAAGATGGGAGAGCGTAGCCGGGAGATCATCGCACAGTGGTCCCCGGCGCAGTTTTCCCAAAGTCTTTGGCAAGCCGCCGAGTGCGCAGCGTCCCGGCCGGCTCCCGGGATCTCCCGAATTCAAAAGTTCCTGTTGAAAAAACTGATCGGGCATTAG